One segment of Nostoc flagelliforme CCNUN1 DNA contains the following:
- a CDS encoding metallothionein, with amino-acid sequence MTTVTQMKCACPTCLCIVSLEDAIKEDGKHYCSQGCAEGHKTIKGCSHGGCGC; translated from the coding sequence ATGACTACCGTAACTCAAATGAAATGCGCCTGTCCGACTTGCCTGTGTATCGTTTCACTTGAGGATGCTATTAAAGAAGACGGCAAACACTATTGCTCCCAAGGCTGTGCCGAAGGTCACAAAACGATTAAAGGCTGTAGTCACGGAGGCTGTGGCTGTTGA
- the hemL gene encoding glutamate-1-semialdehyde 2,1-aminomutase, whose translation MVNTTIKTTKSQEIFAAAQNLMPGGVSSPVRAFKSVGGQPIVFDRVKGAYIWDVDGNQYIDYVSTWGPAICGHAHPEVIAALHEALEKGTSFGAPSVLENVLAEMVIDAVPSIEMVRFVNSGTEACMGVLRLMRAFTKRDKIIKFEGCYHGHADTFLVKAGSGVATLGLPDSPGVPKAATSTTLTAPFNDLESVKALFEENRDDIAGVILEPVVGNAGFIAPDAGFLEGLRELTHEHGALLVFDEVMTGFRIAYGGAQEKFGVTPDLTTLGKVIGGGLPVGAYGGRRDIMSMVAPAGPVYQAGTLSGNPLAMTAGIKTLELLQKPGTYEYLDRITKKLADGLLKIAKETGHRVCGGQISAMFGLFFTSGPVHNYEDAKKSDTAKFGRFHRGMLERGVYLAPSQFEAGFTSFAHTEEDIEQTLAVARDVMSSL comes from the coding sequence TTGGTAAATACCACAATTAAAACAACAAAATCACAAGAAATCTTCGCTGCTGCTCAAAACCTCATGCCCGGAGGAGTCAGTTCTCCAGTTCGTGCGTTTAAATCTGTGGGCGGACAACCCATCGTTTTTGATCGTGTTAAAGGCGCATATATTTGGGATGTAGATGGCAACCAATATATAGACTATGTAAGCACTTGGGGACCAGCTATTTGCGGTCATGCTCATCCAGAAGTAATTGCAGCCTTGCATGAAGCTTTAGAAAAAGGCACGAGTTTCGGCGCTCCCTCAGTTCTAGAAAATGTTTTGGCGGAAATGGTCATTGATGCTGTTCCTAGCATCGAAATGGTCAGATTTGTCAACTCTGGAACTGAAGCTTGCATGGGAGTTTTGCGACTGATGCGGGCTTTCACAAAACGAGACAAAATCATCAAGTTTGAAGGCTGCTACCACGGACACGCCGATACGTTTCTTGTGAAGGCGGGTTCTGGTGTTGCCACACTTGGCTTGCCAGACTCACCAGGAGTTCCAAAAGCGGCAACTAGCACTACTCTAACCGCGCCTTTTAATGACTTAGAATCCGTCAAAGCCTTGTTTGAAGAAAACCGCGACGATATTGCTGGTGTCATTCTTGAGCCAGTTGTCGGCAATGCTGGATTTATTGCACCTGACGCTGGCTTCTTAGAAGGATTACGGGAACTGACTCACGAGCATGGAGCATTATTGGTATTTGACGAAGTGATGACAGGCTTCCGTATTGCTTACGGTGGCGCTCAGGAGAAATTTGGTGTTACTCCCGACTTAACGACTTTGGGTAAAGTAATTGGTGGTGGCTTGCCAGTAGGAGCTTATGGCGGTCGCCGAGATATTATGTCAATGGTTGCCCCCGCCGGCCCCGTATATCAAGCTGGGACTCTTTCTGGTAATCCTTTGGCGATGACTGCTGGTATTAAGACTTTAGAATTACTGCAAAAGCCAGGTACTTACGAATATCTTGACCGGATTACTAAGAAGCTAGCAGATGGTTTGCTGAAAATTGCCAAAGAAACTGGTCATCGGGTGTGCGGTGGTCAAATCAGCGCCATGTTTGGCTTATTCTTTACCTCTGGCCCAGTTCATAACTACGAAGATGCCAAAAAGTCTGATACAGCCAAATTCGGACGCTTCCATCGGGGTATGTTAGAGCGTGGTGTTTACTTAGCACCCTCTCAATTTGAAGCTGGATTTACGTCTTTTGCTCACACTGAAGAGGACATTGAGCAGACTTTAGCAGTTGCACGGGATGTAATGTCTAGCCTGTAA
- a CDS encoding response regulator transcription factor, giving the protein MAPAKILVVDDDPAVRNLIQRFLIKQNYQVEAAEDGKTALTLFEQFNPDLVILDVNLPDVTGFNLCQEMQSRNGVFVLMLTSRADEADKIRGFAKGADDYLTKPFGLGELEVRVGAILRRQRVITTAEQKRLVFEKLMIDPVRREVALNNQAVPLTALEFDLLHFLASHPGRVWRRAELIQEVWDYEYVGDQRVVDVHIGQIRKKIEIDASQPALIQTVRGVGYKFESPAHPQHLEAKS; this is encoded by the coding sequence ATGGCTCCTGCCAAGATTCTTGTAGTTGACGACGACCCTGCGGTTCGGAATTTAATCCAACGCTTTCTGATTAAGCAGAACTATCAGGTGGAGGCTGCCGAAGATGGAAAGACAGCCTTAACTCTATTTGAGCAATTTAACCCCGACTTGGTGATTCTAGATGTGAATTTACCAGATGTAACTGGGTTTAACCTCTGCCAAGAGATGCAAAGTCGTAATGGTGTGTTTGTTTTGATGTTGACAAGCCGTGCTGACGAAGCTGACAAAATTCGCGGCTTTGCTAAAGGTGCTGATGATTATCTCACCAAGCCTTTTGGGCTAGGAGAGTTAGAAGTCAGAGTCGGAGCTATTTTGAGGCGTCAACGAGTGATAACTACTGCCGAGCAAAAACGCTTGGTATTTGAAAAACTGATGATTGACCCAGTGCGGCGGGAGGTGGCGCTTAATAATCAAGCAGTACCTTTAACTGCTCTGGAATTTGATTTGTTGCATTTTTTAGCCAGTCATCCAGGTCGAGTTTGGCGGCGTGCGGAGCTAATCCAAGAGGTATGGGACTATGAATATGTCGGCGACCAACGGGTTGTAGATGTCCATATCGGGCAAATTCGCAAGAAGATTGAAATTGATGCTAGTCAGCCAGCATTAATTCAAACTGTACGTGGCGTAGGGTATAAGTTTGAATCTCCTGCTCATCCCCAGCACTTGGAAGCTAAGTCCTGA
- a CDS encoding HAD family hydrolase, protein MLRLITDFDGPIIDVSERYYRVYQFCLEKTRRPEQVVQELPKAEFWQLKRSRIPEKQIALNSGLDEAQAQEFAQLRRQTVHTEPYFDYDTLAPGAVDALLKIQQAGIDLAVMTMRRVRELDYAFKKHDLGRFFPENRCYCLSNDYVKTRDIEDKPLLMARALKELPPATDIWMVGDTEADITAAKNYGVKVMAVECGIRDRTQLELYHPDLIVKDFSAAVDLVLKPKQFV, encoded by the coding sequence ATGCTAAGACTTATTACTGACTTCGACGGCCCAATTATTGATGTTTCCGAACGGTACTACCGTGTTTATCAATTCTGTTTAGAGAAAACCCGTCGTCCAGAGCAAGTAGTGCAAGAACTTCCGAAAGCGGAATTTTGGCAATTAAAGCGATCGCGTATTCCCGAAAAACAAATCGCCTTGAATTCTGGATTAGACGAAGCCCAAGCCCAAGAATTTGCCCAGTTGCGGCGGCAAACTGTGCATACAGAACCCTACTTTGACTATGACACCCTCGCGCCTGGTGCTGTGGATGCACTGTTAAAAATCCAACAAGCTGGAATTGATTTAGCAGTTATGACCATGCGCCGAGTTCGGGAACTAGATTATGCCTTCAAAAAACATGATTTAGGGAGATTTTTCCCTGAAAATCGTTGTTATTGCCTGAGTAACGACTACGTTAAAACTCGTGATATTGAAGATAAGCCCTTGTTGATGGCTAGGGCATTAAAAGAACTGCCCCCAGCTACTGATATCTGGATGGTGGGAGATACGGAAGCCGACATCACCGCAGCTAAAAATTATGGGGTTAAGGTGATGGCTGTGGAATGTGGCATCCGCGATCGCACCCAATTGGAACTTTACCACCCCGACTTAATTGTTAAGGATTTCAGCGCTGCTGTAGATTTAGTCTTAAAACCTAAACAATTTGTCTAG
- the hisIE gene encoding bifunctional phosphoribosyl-AMP cyclohydrolase/phosphoribosyl-ATP diphosphatase HisIE: MSSNDSHSLHYAIPVEEIRYDERGLVPAIVQDYLDGTVLMMAWMNQESLQKTLETEETWFWSRSRQELWHKGATSGHIQKVQSIRYDCDSDALLIGVEQLGDIACHTGERSCFHQIEGKIAPPPGDTLSQLFQIICDRRDNPTESSYTCKLFAGGDNKILKKIGEETAEVVMAFKDDEADAIAGEVADLLYHTLVALAHHQVDLKSVYRKLQERRQ; encoded by the coding sequence ATGTCTTCTAACGATTCGCACTCACTGCATTACGCTATCCCTGTTGAGGAAATTCGCTACGATGAACGGGGTCTAGTGCCTGCAATTGTCCAAGATTATTTGGATGGTACTGTTCTGATGATGGCGTGGATGAATCAGGAGTCGTTACAAAAAACTTTAGAAACTGAAGAAACTTGGTTTTGGAGCCGTTCCCGGCAAGAATTGTGGCATAAGGGGGCGACTTCTGGACATATTCAAAAAGTGCAAAGTATCCGTTATGACTGTGATAGTGATGCGCTACTCATAGGTGTAGAGCAATTAGGAGATATTGCCTGCCACACTGGAGAACGCAGTTGCTTTCACCAAATAGAAGGAAAAATTGCTCCACCACCAGGGGATACATTGTCGCAATTGTTTCAAATAATATGCGATCGCCGCGATAATCCTACTGAAAGTTCTTATACCTGTAAACTATTCGCAGGTGGCGATAACAAAATTTTGAAAAAGATTGGTGAGGAAACCGCCGAGGTGGTAATGGCTTTTAAAGATGATGAAGCAGATGCGATCGCAGGTGAAGTGGCTGATTTGCTATATCATACTTTGGTTGCCTTAGCTCACCATCAAGTTGATTTAAAATCTGTATATCGTAAGTTACAAGAACGTCGTCAATAG
- the hppD gene encoding 4-hydroxyphenylpyruvate dioxygenase: MKIDHVHFYVEDAKVWRDWFVHHLGFQAVADRISSFHTCTEVVKSGAVCFFLSSPLLPTSPVAEFLRQYPPGVADVAFAVEDVESAIALAQKHGATILQPTQERQVGTEFLKCGKIAAWGGLTHTLIERSLVICPSSFVTNTNDKGQMTNDNTFTAIDHVVLNVAVGELENAVAWYENILDFQPQQAFKIKTNRSALHSQVMVSRNGSVQLPINEPATRNSQIQEFLDVNRGPGIQHIALRTINLVSAIAKFRASNLSLLSVPQTYYSQLKQRPGLPLSLLELEAIAQQEILVDWQEYTPLEGRNTPPLLLQIFTQPIFEQPTFFFEFIERRFQAQGFGEGNFRALFEAIESEQIKRGTLQ; the protein is encoded by the coding sequence ATGAAAATTGATCACGTTCATTTCTATGTAGAAGACGCCAAAGTATGGCGGGATTGGTTTGTCCACCATCTTGGTTTTCAAGCAGTAGCCGATCGCATTAGTTCATTTCACACTTGTACAGAAGTAGTAAAAAGTGGTGCTGTCTGCTTTTTTCTGTCTTCTCCACTGTTACCCACAAGTCCAGTAGCTGAGTTTCTGCGTCAATATCCACCTGGTGTGGCAGATGTCGCTTTTGCTGTCGAAGATGTAGAAAGCGCGATCGCACTAGCTCAAAAACACGGTGCTACAATCCTACAACCCACCCAGGAACGCCAGGTGGGTACAGAATTCCTCAAGTGTGGCAAAATTGCCGCCTGGGGTGGACTGACTCATACATTGATAGAAAGGTCATTGGTCATTTGTCCGTCGTCATTTGTAACTAACACCAATGACAAAGGACAAATGACAAATGACAACACTTTTACCGCCATAGATCACGTAGTGCTGAACGTGGCAGTTGGTGAATTGGAAAATGCTGTGGCTTGGTACGAAAATATCCTAGATTTTCAACCCCAGCAGGCATTTAAAATTAAAACTAATCGCTCTGCTTTACATAGTCAAGTGATGGTTTCGCGCAACGGTAGCGTCCAATTGCCAATTAATGAACCGGCTACCAGGAATTCTCAAATTCAGGAATTTTTAGATGTTAATCGGGGACCGGGAATTCAACATATTGCCTTGCGGACGATTAATCTAGTGAGTGCGATCGCTAAATTTCGTGCCAGTAATTTATCTTTACTCTCAGTTCCCCAAACCTACTACTCGCAACTAAAACAACGTCCAGGATTGCCTCTATCACTTTTAGAACTGGAAGCGATCGCTCAACAGGAAATTCTGGTGGATTGGCAAGAATATACTCCTTTAGAGGGACGAAATACACCGCCCTTATTACTACAAATTTTTACCCAGCCAATATTTGAACAGCCGACATTTTTCTTTGAGTTTATTGAACGCCGTTTCCAAGCTCAAGGTTTTGGCGAAGGTAACTTTCGAGCCTTATTTGAAGCCATTGAAAGCGAACAAATCAAACGGGGTACGCTGCAATAA
- a CDS encoding CPP1-like family protein: MSDQNPYDKLGVSEEASFDEIQDARNRLFEQHSGDAKHLEVIEAAYDAILMDRLRMRQEGKIKVPERIRFPELRVQSPAKESPAPREQSPAWLQRMLDQPTPADIFLPGAWFLGLSSISVFYPEGGDQVLQLALVVGVGTSIYFLNRKESKFGRAVLFTLVSLIIGLIVGGLVAGWLLPQISFLNLSSNQFSTVLTFILLWLVSSFLR; encoded by the coding sequence ATGAGCGATCAAAATCCCTACGACAAACTTGGGGTATCAGAAGAGGCTAGCTTCGATGAAATTCAGGATGCTCGTAATCGCCTATTCGAGCAACATAGTGGCGATGCCAAGCATTTAGAAGTAATTGAAGCTGCTTACGATGCGATTTTAATGGATCGCTTACGGATGCGCCAAGAAGGTAAAATTAAAGTCCCTGAGCGTATTCGGTTTCCAGAGTTGCGAGTGCAATCGCCTGCTAAAGAAAGCCCAGCCCCTCGTGAGCAGTCACCTGCATGGCTGCAACGGATGCTGGATCAGCCAACACCTGCCGATATATTCTTACCAGGAGCTTGGTTTCTTGGTTTGAGTTCTATCAGTGTCTTTTACCCAGAGGGAGGCGATCAAGTTTTGCAGTTGGCATTGGTAGTTGGGGTAGGTACTAGTATTTACTTCCTCAATCGCAAGGAAAGCAAATTTGGCCGAGCAGTTTTGTTCACCCTGGTCAGTTTAATAATTGGCTTAATCGTTGGTGGACTAGTTGCTGGCTGGCTCTTACCACAAATATCATTCCTCAATTTATCATCGAATCAGTTCTCTACTGTACTAACGTTTATATTGTTGTGGTTGGTTAGTAGCTTTCTACGGTAA
- a CDS encoding MDR family MFS transporter, with the protein MTFKLMKLASQSQLSSWLPSIHPQVWIFAIGRFLSEVGTGCTLFYAPIFFVNQVGLSATSVGVALGSASISGVLGRIVGGSLADSEHWGRRRTLLLATAISAIASLVLATTNNFTILVIGSLISGLGIGFYWPAAEAVVADASQIDNRRETFAIARLADNLGLAIGIMMAGFLISIIGSYRWLFVIDAISFLVFFGVVYVGIIETEQQQIEESEKTELFASWMAVLSDRRFLVYIAVNIFFTIYISQIHSTLPLFFKNFVIKSTTEGFAQTTISVLFAWHLVFAIICQLPVTSILKRCSHTLALTVSAIFWAIGFGLIWVSGTAPSHNLVWAILALGVFAVAIVSYTPSAASLVTELAPENQRGVYFSINALCWAVGSFIGHPLGGWALDQPQIITNSYWLCFILSIAIAVAILQYLNRILAE; encoded by the coding sequence ATGACATTTAAACTCATGAAATTAGCTTCGCAATCGCAGTTATCATCGTGGCTACCCTCGATACATCCCCAGGTATGGATTTTTGCAATTGGTAGATTTCTGTCGGAAGTTGGCACCGGCTGTACTCTGTTTTACGCCCCGATCTTTTTTGTCAATCAAGTTGGTTTATCTGCAACCAGTGTTGGGGTAGCCTTGGGTAGCGCTTCGATTTCCGGCGTTCTAGGACGGATTGTAGGTGGTTCTTTGGCTGATTCTGAACACTGGGGACGCCGCCGCACTTTGTTGCTAGCCACGGCGATTTCAGCAATTGCTTCTCTAGTGTTAGCTACAACCAATAATTTTACGATTTTGGTAATCGGTAGCTTGATTAGTGGTTTAGGGATAGGTTTCTATTGGCCGGCGGCTGAAGCTGTTGTTGCTGACGCTAGCCAGATTGACAATCGCCGCGAAACTTTTGCGATCGCTCGCCTAGCTGATAATCTTGGGTTAGCGATCGGAATTATGATGGCTGGTTTTTTGATCTCGATAATTGGGAGTTATCGATGGCTATTTGTGATTGATGCCATCTCTTTTTTAGTGTTTTTTGGGGTTGTCTATGTAGGAATTATTGAAACAGAACAGCAGCAGATAGAGGAATCTGAAAAGACAGAACTTTTTGCTTCTTGGATGGCAGTATTAAGCGATCGCCGTTTCCTGGTTTACATAGCAGTTAATATATTCTTTACAATCTATATTTCTCAAATCCACAGCACCCTGCCACTTTTCTTCAAAAACTTTGTTATAAAAAGTACTACTGAAGGATTTGCTCAAACTACGATTAGCGTTTTATTTGCTTGGCATCTGGTGTTCGCCATCATCTGCCAGTTGCCTGTAACTAGCATCTTAAAACGCTGCTCACACACACTCGCGCTTACTGTTTCCGCTATTTTCTGGGCAATTGGTTTTGGACTGATTTGGGTAAGCGGCACTGCCCCATCTCATAATCTGGTTTGGGCAATATTGGCATTGGGAGTATTTGCTGTAGCGATTGTCTCCTATACCCCATCTGCTGCCTCTTTAGTGACGGAGTTAGCCCCGGAAAATCAACGCGGCGTTTATTTTTCCATCAACGCTTTATGCTGGGCTGTTGGCTCTTTTATTGGTCATCCCTTGGGTGGATGGGCATTAGATCAACCACAAATTATTACCAATAGTTACTGGCTATGCTTCATCTTGAGTATAGCGATCGCTGTGGCAATTTTACAGTATCTCAATCGAATTTTGGCTGAGTAG
- a CDS encoding SDR family oxidoreductase, which translates to MQDKVVVVVGATGGIGSALTHKLAPTGVRLVLAARDAVRLTTLAGDLPGQVLSVPTDITDPQQVDTLIEKTIAKFGQIDILVNAAGAGILKPYNSLEPADLDKMLDVNLKGSFYTTQAAAEEMQKRKSGHICNVVGILGKHSMGMAAAYSASKFGVVGFSKCMAEELKRFGIKFTLFYFGGVDSPFWDNVSLKVDRKKMLSPETAANAIFFALSAEPQAVPMEINIQPDSHLFF; encoded by the coding sequence ATGCAGGATAAAGTCGTTGTTGTTGTCGGTGCTACTGGTGGTATTGGTTCAGCGTTAACACACAAACTTGCGCCTACCGGAGTCCGGTTGGTATTGGCTGCCAGAGATGCGGTTCGTTTAACAACACTGGCAGGTGATTTACCAGGGCAAGTTTTGAGCGTTCCCACCGATATTACTGACCCGCAACAGGTAGATACTTTGATAGAAAAGACGATCGCTAAGTTTGGTCAAATCGATATTTTAGTGAATGCCGCTGGTGCTGGTATACTCAAGCCTTACAACAGCCTGGAACCTGCTGATTTAGACAAGATGTTAGATGTCAACTTGAAAGGCAGTTTTTACACTACTCAAGCGGCCGCTGAAGAGATGCAAAAGCGCAAGTCTGGTCACATCTGTAACGTGGTTGGAATTCTGGGCAAACATTCGATGGGAATGGCAGCAGCTTATTCTGCTTCTAAGTTTGGTGTTGTCGGTTTCAGCAAATGCATGGCAGAGGAACTCAAGCGTTTTGGTATCAAGTTCACGCTATTCTACTTTGGTGGGGTAGATTCTCCTTTCTGGGATAACGTCAGCCTAAAAGTAGACCGGAAAAAAATGCTCAGTCCTGAAACTGCTGCCAATGCGATTTTCTTTGCCCTTTCTGCCGAACCGCAAGCTGTGCCAATGGAAATTAATATTCAACCTGATAGTCATTTGTTCTTTTAA
- a CDS encoding fasciclin domain-containing protein codes for MKTSYSKLLITLAGIAGFGSFSLVITLASEAKEALNPNPSIFNEAPYNKGQRLQVNTQYTPSEAASVMEKGNTKPKQVAQKGSVTNPRPSIFNEPPYNRGGSVTPSEPTPSTPGTQPTDTPPTTPSAPGATDTQGKTLLGLAESNASFTTLTKALKAAGLTGALQGKDNLTIFAPTDAAFAKLPQDALQELLNPANKEVLLKILTYHVVPGKVLSTDLKSGEVKSLEGGAINVKVDPATGVTVNDAKVTQADITGSNGVIHAIDQVILPPDL; via the coding sequence ATGAAGACAAGTTACAGCAAATTGCTGATCACGTTGGCAGGCATAGCAGGATTTGGTAGTTTCAGCCTTGTTATTACTTTAGCATCTGAAGCTAAAGAGGCACTAAATCCTAACCCCAGTATTTTCAACGAAGCTCCCTATAACAAGGGTCAACGTCTTCAAGTAAACACTCAATACACACCTAGTGAAGCTGCTTCCGTAATGGAAAAAGGCAATACCAAACCTAAACAAGTAGCGCAGAAAGGTAGTGTAACAAATCCCAGACCAAGTATTTTCAACGAGCCGCCCTATAACCGTGGTGGTAGCGTTACACCTAGTGAACCAACACCCTCTACCCCAGGAACTCAACCCACTGATACACCCCCTACAACTCCATCAGCACCAGGAGCAACGGACACTCAAGGTAAAACCTTGTTAGGGTTGGCAGAGTCAAACGCTTCCTTTACAACTTTAACCAAGGCTTTGAAAGCAGCAGGGTTGACTGGAGCTTTGCAAGGCAAAGATAACTTAACCATTTTTGCACCTACTGATGCAGCTTTTGCTAAGTTGCCACAAGATGCTTTGCAAGAATTGTTAAATCCAGCCAACAAAGAAGTATTGCTCAAGATTTTAACTTACCATGTAGTACCTGGTAAGGTATTGTCCACTGATTTGAAGTCTGGCGAAGTTAAAAGCCTTGAAGGTGGCGCAATTAACGTTAAAGTTGATCCTGCGACCGGTGTAACTGTCAATGATGCTAAAGTGACACAGGCAGATATCACAGGCTCTAACGGTGTTATCCACGCAATTGATCAGGTTATTTTGCCTCCTGACTTGTAG
- a CDS encoding peptidase domain-containing ABC transporter, translated as MKYQIVLQHSEEDCGAACLATISKHYGRTFAINRVREAVGTGSRGTSLLGLKRGAEVLGFNARQVKVNFQLLDQLQQAHLPAIIHWKGYHWVVLYGQKGKKYVIADPGVGIRYLTRQELVAGWGNGVMLLLTTDESRFYQQESDKIGGLGRYLQRVWPYRFILAQAIAMNIVIGMLSLASPLMMQLLTDDVLIRGDTQLLTTVAIGVIAMNLIRSAINLIQSHLIGHFGQRFQLGLILEYGRKLLHLPLSYFEGRRSGEVVSRIADVNAIHTLVSQIVLGLPSQFFIAVVSLSFMLFYSWELTLASIVAFIIVTVVNLLFLPAMRQKTRNMIVQGTENQGFLVETFHGVQVLKTTQATPQAWSEYQGNYGRLANLGWSMMKLGLYSSTVTGIISSFINISILWLGSYLVINNTLTIGQLIAYNGMSGNFLGFLGSVIGLADEFITAQIVIQRLTEVIDTTPESENDFKKPWAEIHGNADITCTQLKFHHAGRVDLLQDFSLTIYGGQIIALIGQSGCGKSTLAKLITGLYKVQSGNIRYGIYNQQDLSLECLRQQVVLVPQEPHFWSRSIIDNFRFSYHDISFENIVKACQIAGADEFISKLPDKYQTVLGEFGANLSGGQRQRLAIARAIVTEPPILILDESTGALDPVSEAQVLDKLFDSRRGKTTILISHRPKVIQRADWIVMLEQGRLQIQGTPEQLRRIQGKHLDFLDNNIVPAQNELVIASYADGVMKRPIT; from the coding sequence ATGAAATATCAAATAGTCCTTCAACACAGCGAAGAAGACTGCGGTGCAGCGTGCCTAGCTACCATTTCCAAACATTACGGACGCACATTTGCCATCAACCGCGTTCGGGAAGCCGTAGGCACTGGGTCGAGAGGAACATCCTTGCTGGGATTGAAGCGAGGTGCAGAAGTGCTAGGATTCAATGCTCGCCAAGTAAAAGTCAATTTCCAACTACTCGACCAATTGCAGCAAGCTCACTTACCAGCCATTATCCACTGGAAAGGCTACCACTGGGTAGTTTTATACGGGCAAAAAGGCAAAAAATACGTCATAGCCGACCCTGGTGTTGGTATCCGTTACCTGACTCGCCAGGAGTTAGTTGCAGGTTGGGGTAATGGCGTGATGTTACTGCTGACTACAGACGAAAGTCGTTTTTATCAACAAGAGTCAGATAAAATTGGCGGTCTGGGAAGATACCTGCAACGGGTTTGGCCCTATCGCTTTATTCTCGCTCAAGCGATCGCCATGAACATCGTCATTGGAATGCTTTCTTTGGCATCTCCCTTGATGATGCAACTGCTCACCGATGATGTGTTAATACGGGGAGATACCCAACTACTAACCACCGTTGCCATTGGCGTTATCGCCATGAACCTGATTAGAAGTGCCATTAACTTAATACAGTCTCACCTCATTGGTCACTTTGGTCAAAGATTCCAATTAGGGCTAATTCTAGAATACGGACGCAAACTCTTGCACTTACCCCTCTCATACTTTGAAGGACGACGGAGTGGAGAAGTAGTCAGTCGCATTGCCGATGTTAACGCTATCCATACTTTAGTTTCTCAAATTGTCCTCGGTTTACCCAGCCAATTTTTTATCGCTGTAGTTTCCTTGAGCTTTATGCTCTTTTACAGTTGGGAATTAACTCTAGCTTCTATAGTTGCATTTATTATTGTCACGGTTGTTAACTTACTTTTCTTACCAGCAATGCGCCAGAAAACCCGCAATATGATTGTTCAAGGTACAGAAAACCAAGGCTTTCTGGTGGAAACTTTTCACGGCGTCCAAGTATTAAAAACAACCCAAGCCACTCCCCAAGCTTGGTCAGAATACCAAGGGAATTATGGCCGCCTCGCCAATTTGGGCTGGAGTATGATGAAGCTGGGACTTTATAGCAGTACAGTTACTGGCATTATTTCTTCTTTTATTAATATTAGTATCCTCTGGCTCGGCAGCTATTTAGTAATTAATAACACTTTAACAATTGGGCAATTAATAGCTTATAACGGCATGAGTGGTAATTTTCTCGGCTTCCTGGGTTCTGTCATCGGGTTAGCTGATGAATTTATTACCGCCCAAATAGTTATTCAACGCCTCACAGAGGTGATTGACACTACCCCAGAATCCGAAAATGATTTTAAAAAACCTTGGGCAGAAATTCACGGTAATGCAGATATCACTTGCACTCAACTAAAGTTTCACCACGCAGGTAGAGTTGACCTGTTGCAAGATTTTTCTCTAACTATTTATGGTGGTCAAATAATTGCTTTGATTGGTCAATCTGGATGTGGTAAAAGTACTCTAGCTAAACTAATTACTGGTTTATATAAAGTCCAGTCTGGTAATATTCGCTATGGTATTTATAACCAGCAAGACCTCTCTTTAGAATGTCTGCGCCAACAGGTGGTGTTAGTACCTCAAGAACCCCACTTCTGGAGTCGTTCAATTATTGATAACTTTCGCTTTAGCTATCATGACATAAGTTTTGAAAATATTGTAAAAGCTTGTCAAATCGCTGGTGCTGACGAGTTTATCAGCAAATTACCAGATAAATATCAAACCGTTTTGGGAGAATTTGGTGCGAATCTTTCTGGTGGACAGAGGCAAAGGTTAGCCATAGCAAGGGCAATAGTTACTGAGCCGCCTATCCTCATTTTAGATGAATCTACGGGCGCACTCGACCCGGTGAGTGAAGCACAAGTACTGGATAAATTGTTTGATTCCCGTCGCGGTAAAACGACTATTTTGATTAGTCACCGTCCGAAAGTTATTCAGCGAGCCGATTGGATTGTAATGCTAGAACAAGGCCGCTTGCAAATTCAAGGTACACCAGAACAGTTACGTCGAATTCAAGGCAAGCATTTAGATTTTTTAGATAATAATATTGTTCCAGCACAAAATGAGTTGGTAATAGCATCTTATGCTGACGGGGTGATGAAACGACCTATAACATAG
- a CDS encoding ChaB family protein has translation MLYNSNKDLPLDIQTRLSEAYQDLYRAAFNSAIHWYGEASKAHKVALSAVKMQSAMERNVLV, from the coding sequence ATGTTATACAACTCGAATAAAGACTTACCTCTAGATATTCAAACTCGATTATCTGAAGCATACCAGGATCTTTACCGAGCAGCTTTTAATTCGGCGATCCATTGGTATGGTGAAGCCTCAAAAGCTCACAAAGTCGCTTTGAGTGCTGTAAAGATGCAGTCTGCTATGGAACGGAATGTACTTGTTTAG